A genomic segment from Tuwongella immobilis encodes:
- a CDS encoding serine/threonine-protein kinase codes for MMSDPTETYIRMVLARLTGLDGTRMAPVSLGLLASGEEVSLLDYLVSRGLLSRVAARAIHLAYRQELDEADLRQLIATNALRAELEKLALLGTSNHFGSSHATAASPAASAPPKPTTVPASAPHTPAGYASPSPPHAIAPGRYTTPGYSAAAPISPGTPPAGRMGDGMPQIGTSLGKYLLIALLGRGSAGMVYRALHSVLNMTVAVKVLHASLVANRRAYDLLRSEARVLAQLNHPNLVRVLDFEDDPHTPFVVMECIEGSSLAELLQQAGPLQFSRALAITTQIAEALQAVWGLGMVHRDVKPANILLGKDGSVKLADLGLALAQDAAAVSAYGIQTDASGIVGTAAYLAPEQLTATPTIDPRADMYALGVSFYQMLTGRLPFRAASLAAMLAAQAQEQPQPPSQLVPGISPDADATILKMLAKHPDHRHADYGELLRELRSLVPHNRRSSDAPANHSAAGNLLPGLTRLATGKSPRKPGSSTIRSVSFLRRPTPRRPGSDS; via the coding sequence ATGATGAGCGATCCCACCGAAACCTACATTCGCATGGTGCTGGCCCGGTTGACCGGCCTGGACGGCACGCGCATGGCCCCGGTTTCGTTGGGATTATTGGCCAGTGGCGAAGAAGTGTCGCTGCTGGATTATCTGGTATCGCGGGGGCTATTGTCACGAGTGGCCGCGCGGGCGATTCATCTGGCGTATCGTCAAGAATTGGACGAAGCCGACCTCCGCCAATTGATCGCCACCAATGCCCTGCGTGCGGAGTTGGAAAAACTCGCCCTGTTGGGGACCAGCAACCATTTCGGCTCCAGCCACGCCACGGCAGCGAGTCCAGCGGCGAGTGCGCCGCCGAAGCCGACCACCGTTCCGGCATCCGCCCCACATACCCCTGCCGGGTATGCGTCACCATCGCCACCGCATGCGATCGCCCCGGGTCGATATACCACGCCGGGGTATTCGGCAGCGGCTCCGATTTCGCCGGGCACTCCCCCTGCGGGACGGATGGGCGATGGGATGCCGCAGATCGGCACGTCGCTTGGCAAGTATCTGCTGATTGCGTTGCTGGGTCGTGGGTCGGCAGGGATGGTCTATCGAGCCCTGCATTCGGTGCTGAATATGACCGTGGCCGTCAAAGTGCTGCATGCATCGCTGGTGGCGAATCGGCGAGCGTATGACCTGCTCCGCTCTGAGGCGCGGGTGCTGGCCCAGTTGAATCATCCGAATCTGGTGCGCGTGCTGGATTTCGAGGATGATCCGCACACGCCGTTTGTGGTGATGGAATGCATTGAGGGGTCGAGTCTGGCGGAGCTGCTGCAACAGGCCGGCCCGCTGCAATTCAGCCGCGCGTTGGCGATCACCACGCAAATCGCCGAAGCCCTGCAAGCCGTGTGGGGCTTGGGAATGGTGCATCGCGATGTCAAGCCGGCCAACATTCTGCTGGGCAAAGATGGCAGCGTCAAGCTGGCGGATCTGGGATTGGCGTTGGCCCAAGATGCGGCGGCAGTGTCGGCGTATGGCATCCAGACCGATGCCAGCGGGATTGTCGGCACGGCCGCGTATTTGGCCCCGGAACAACTGACGGCGACCCCGACGATTGATCCGCGTGCGGACATGTATGCGTTGGGCGTGAGTTTCTACCAGATGCTCACCGGTCGGTTACCGTTTCGGGCGGCATCGCTGGCGGCCATGCTCGCCGCGCAAGCGCAAGAGCAGCCGCAACCGCCCTCGCAATTGGTGCCGGGAATTTCGCCCGATGCCGATGCGACGATTCTGAAAATGCTGGCGAAACATCCCGACCATCGGCACGCGGATTATGGCGAATTGCTCCGGGAATTGCGGTCGTTGGTGCCGCATAATCGCCGCAGTTCGGATGCGCCAGCGAATCATTCCGCCGCCGGGAATCTGCTCCCAGGCTTAACACGATTGGCGACCGGCAAATCGCCGCGCAAGCCCGGCTCATCAACGATTCGGTCGGTATCGTTTCTGCGACGGCCCACGCCTCGCCGTCCCGGGAGTGATTCATGA
- a CDS encoding serine/threonine-protein kinase — protein sequence MEDTTNSLVLELLAASNSCGAAGAEFLRQSWQTQAMTGESFPAFLVRQQLFHAHASRLLELTSRGRITLGDAEPLLGSQRWAILQSLSQRPARWTSPPTISTLAGKSSLQHTSQVSVELFGSNTTTDRTAVPMPQIGSQLGKCLLISLLGRGAAGTVYRALHQGLNISVAVKVLNENIVQNRKAYEQLRSEARVLAQLNHPNILRVLDFEDDARAPYVVMECVEGLSLADLLQQAGPLEYPRALTIITQIADALQAVWGLGIIHRDVKPANILLTKDGVAKLADLGLAMVVDHSQASLHGVAGRAGGIVGTAAYMAPEQFTNPGNVDPRADIYSLGITFYQLVTGRLPFQATTLAAMLVSHASETPEPPHLHCADLPLAASQVILKMLAKKPEERFDSYASLLTALRGLVPGFRRPMDAMGGSATPTLPQSPQTVQSESMVIRSQLVRRLLGNRTGDNP from the coding sequence ATGGAAGACACGACCAACTCGCTGGTGTTGGAACTACTCGCGGCCAGCAATAGTTGCGGTGCCGCCGGTGCCGAATTTCTCCGACAATCGTGGCAAACGCAGGCCATGACCGGTGAATCATTCCCGGCATTCTTAGTTCGACAACAATTGTTTCATGCCCACGCCTCACGATTATTAGAACTCACCAGCCGAGGCCGAATCACATTGGGCGACGCCGAGCCGTTATTAGGCTCCCAACGCTGGGCAATCCTTCAATCTCTCAGCCAACGCCCCGCCCGTTGGACCTCCCCGCCAACCATCTCCACCTTGGCCGGAAAATCCTCGCTTCAACATACTTCTCAGGTCTCCGTTGAATTATTTGGCTCCAACACAACGACCGATCGCACCGCCGTTCCCATGCCGCAAATCGGGAGCCAACTGGGAAAATGTTTGTTAATTTCGTTATTAGGTCGCGGTGCGGCCGGAACGGTCTATCGTGCCCTGCATCAAGGCTTAAATATCTCGGTGGCCGTTAAGGTATTAAACGAAAATATTGTCCAGAATCGCAAAGCCTACGAACAACTGCGCTCCGAAGCCCGCGTGCTGGCCCAACTCAACCATCCAAACATTCTGCGGGTGTTGGATTTTGAAGATGATGCCCGTGCCCCCTATGTCGTCATGGAATGCGTGGAAGGGCTCAGCTTGGCGGATCTGTTACAACAGGCCGGCCCGCTTGAATATCCACGTGCTCTGACGATTATCACGCAAATTGCCGATGCGCTCCAAGCCGTCTGGGGGCTGGGGATCATCCACCGGGATGTCAAGCCGGCGAACATTCTGCTCACCAAAGACGGCGTTGCCAAACTCGCCGACCTGGGCTTGGCGATGGTCGTCGATCACTCGCAAGCGAGTCTGCATGGCGTGGCCGGTCGCGCGGGCGGAATCGTGGGCACCGCCGCCTACATGGCCCCCGAACAGTTCACCAATCCCGGCAATGTCGATCCGCGAGCGGATATTTATTCGCTGGGCATTACCTTCTACCAATTGGTCACGGGTCGGCTGCCGTTCCAGGCGACCACGCTGGCGGCGATGCTCGTCAGCCACGCTTCGGAAACGCCCGAGCCGCCGCATCTGCATTGTGCGGACCTCCCCCTCGCCGCTTCGCAAGTGATTCTGAAGATGCTCGCCAAGAAGCCGGAAGAACGCTTCGATAGCTACGCCAGTCTGCTGACGGCCTTGCGGGGATTGGTGCCGGGCTTCCGTCGGCCAATGGACGCGATGGGCGGCTCTGCCACGCCGACCTTGCCGCAATCGCCGCAAACCGTTCAGTCCGAATCGATGGTGATCCGCTCGCAACTCGTTCGCCGATTGCTCGGCAATCGCACGGGAGACAATCCATGA
- a CDS encoding DUF1559 domain-containing protein, which produces MTRNRTRSAFTLIELLVVIAIIAILIGLLLPAVQKVREAASRMQCQNNLKQIGIACHAFHDAQNGWPLGAEFNVGSAWSAFLLPYLEQENMYRGLSFREDTGVNDQWARGLPGAPGNFSSASATDRNIAACETPLKMFRCPSAALPEAVADISGDNWIVQRRAPASYLGCVSGVLTADYRNPARIDDLDGIFIARRLNQRVAHATNTDNSMANGVTMTSITDGTSNTIAVGEALFDIRDIPLMGSTREVNGLANAGARKEHWIIGSDDVDTSGQGDMSEFLGSTGVPMNLQKVAAGSAAFDAYEFGFGSRHTGGANFLFADGAVRFLRDNLAANVYSALGTRSGGEVVNLD; this is translated from the coding sequence ATGACTCGGAATCGGACTCGCTCGGCGTTTACCCTGATTGAACTGCTGGTCGTGATCGCAATTATCGCTATCTTGATCGGCTTGCTGTTGCCCGCAGTTCAAAAGGTGCGTGAAGCTGCGTCCCGCATGCAATGCCAGAACAATCTCAAGCAGATTGGCATCGCCTGCCATGCGTTCCATGATGCCCAAAACGGCTGGCCGTTGGGCGCTGAATTCAACGTCGGTTCCGCGTGGTCGGCATTCTTGCTGCCCTACTTGGAACAAGAAAACATGTATCGTGGGTTGTCGTTCCGGGAAGATACCGGCGTGAACGATCAATGGGCACGGGGGCTGCCCGGCGCTCCGGGGAACTTCTCCTCCGCAAGCGCCACCGATCGCAACATTGCCGCCTGCGAAACCCCGCTGAAGATGTTCCGCTGCCCGTCTGCGGCGTTGCCGGAAGCGGTCGCGGATATTTCCGGCGATAACTGGATTGTGCAGCGTCGTGCCCCGGCCAGCTACCTCGGCTGCGTCTCCGGCGTGCTGACTGCGGATTATCGCAACCCCGCTCGCATCGATGATCTCGATGGCATCTTCATCGCTCGCCGACTGAATCAACGCGTCGCCCATGCCACCAACACGGATAACAGCATGGCCAACGGCGTGACGATGACCAGCATTACCGATGGCACCTCGAACACGATCGCCGTCGGGGAAGCACTGTTCGACATCCGCGATATTCCGCTGATGGGATCGACCCGCGAAGTCAACGGTCTGGCCAATGCCGGTGCCCGTAAGGAACACTGGATCATCGGATCGGACGATGTCGATACCAGCGGCCAAGGCGATATGTCGGAGTTCCTCGGTTCGACGGGCGTGCCGATGAATCTGCAAAAGGTCGCTGCCGGTAGCGCGGCGTTCGATGCCTACGAATTTGGCTTCGGCAGCCGTCACACCGGCGGGGCCAACTTCCTGTTCGCCGACGGTGCGGTTCGCTTCCTGCGAGATAACCTCGCCGCCAATGTGTATAGCGCACTGGGCACCCGTTCGGGTGGCGAAGTCGTCAACCTCGACTAA